The following coding sequences lie in one Variovorax terrae genomic window:
- a CDS encoding ankyrin repeat domain-containing protein: MIVDFRTQFTRALAEAAAHARAVATFATPSGLEAAPARLVDCLRTLDGDLSRLDLRPKEHHRERHRLLQVLSQPVLDHEDALALFSTIARWHQGCEAQLGIDVVLPALLSRAWRDEAIERHPELFAAARSRPAYPRDVLFHFANLWSGRVPDETDDSAHGTLRSLIALPWKPGAPDVSAAFGNAVRSRSPSILRAFIREFPEQMDRRCGGLTVLHRAVCVEYSADNIAALIEAGANPHALSDDGETPLQYAIREGWETSAKALERSMQENPLG, from the coding sequence GTGATCGTTGACTTTCGCACCCAGTTCACCCGCGCGCTGGCTGAAGCAGCAGCGCACGCCAGGGCTGTGGCGACCTTTGCGACGCCGAGCGGGCTGGAAGCCGCGCCTGCCAGGCTCGTTGACTGCCTGCGGACCCTGGATGGCGATCTGTCACGGCTTGACCTGCGTCCAAAGGAGCATCACCGCGAGCGGCACCGCTTGCTTCAAGTGTTGTCCCAACCGGTGCTGGACCACGAGGATGCGCTGGCCCTATTCAGCACAATCGCACGCTGGCACCAGGGCTGCGAGGCGCAGCTGGGGATCGACGTGGTATTGCCTGCGCTCCTGAGCAGAGCTTGGCGCGACGAAGCTATCGAGCGGCACCCGGAGCTTTTCGCGGCGGCACGAAGCCGTCCAGCCTACCCGCGCGATGTACTTTTCCACTTCGCTAACTTGTGGTCTGGCCGGGTACCCGACGAGACCGACGACTCGGCTCACGGGACCTTGCGGAGCCTGATCGCCTTGCCGTGGAAACCTGGTGCACCGGATGTGAGTGCCGCCTTTGGGAATGCTGTTCGATCGCGCTCGCCGTCTATCCTCCGCGCGTTCATCCGCGAGTTTCCCGAGCAGATGGATCGCCGCTGTGGTGGTCTCACGGTCCTGCACCGTGCCGTCTGCGTCGAGTATTCGGCGGACAACATCGCCGCGCTAATCGAAGCCGGAGCGAATCCCCACGCTCTCAGCGACGATGGAGAAACGCCCTTGCAATACGCCATCCGGGAAGGATGGGAAACGAGCGCGAAGGCCCTTGAGCGCTCGATGCAGGAGAACCCTTTAGGGTAG
- a CDS encoding branched-chain amino acid ABC transporter substrate-binding protein, with amino-acid sequence MQVKLKLTVAAAMAVGAGLAVAQDVQVIKIGHVAPISGAQAHYGKDNENGVRMAIEDLNAQNVVIAGKKIKFEIQAEDDAADPKQGTAAAQKLCDAKVAGVVGHLNSGTTIPASKVYNDCGIPHITGAATNPNLTKPGYKTTYRIIANDNALGAGLAYYAADALKLKKVAIIDDRTAYGQGVADVFKKTAASKGIQIVDEQFTTDKATDFMAILTAIKAKAPDGIFYGGMDPQAGPMLRQMEQLGLSNVKFFGGDGICTSEIAKLAGGAKTLENVVCAEGGASLQKMPGGAAWKARYDAKYPGQFQVYSPYTYDATFVLVDAMKRANSWDPKVYIPKLAETNFKGVTANIAFEPNGELKNPAMTLYVYKDGKKSPLN; translated from the coding sequence ATGCAAGTGAAGTTGAAACTAACTGTTGCCGCTGCCATGGCCGTTGGGGCTGGTTTGGCTGTTGCACAGGATGTCCAAGTGATCAAGATTGGCCATGTGGCACCGATTTCCGGCGCCCAGGCCCATTACGGCAAGGACAATGAAAACGGCGTGCGCATGGCCATCGAGGATCTGAATGCGCAGAACGTCGTGATTGCCGGCAAGAAGATCAAGTTCGAAATCCAGGCCGAGGACGACGCGGCGGACCCGAAACAAGGCACGGCGGCCGCACAGAAACTGTGCGATGCCAAGGTGGCCGGCGTGGTGGGCCACCTGAATTCGGGCACCACCATTCCCGCCTCGAAGGTCTACAACGACTGCGGCATTCCCCACATCACGGGCGCTGCCACCAACCCCAACCTGACCAAGCCCGGCTACAAGACCACCTACCGCATCATCGCCAACGACAATGCGCTCGGTGCCGGCCTGGCCTACTACGCGGCCGATGCGCTTAAGCTCAAGAAGGTTGCCATCATCGACGACCGCACGGCCTATGGCCAGGGCGTGGCCGACGTGTTCAAGAAGACGGCTGCCTCCAAGGGCATCCAGATCGTTGACGAGCAGTTCACCACCGACAAGGCCACCGACTTCATGGCGATCCTGACCGCCATCAAGGCCAAGGCGCCGGACGGCATCTTCTACGGCGGCATGGACCCCCAGGCCGGCCCGATGCTGCGCCAGATGGAGCAACTGGGTCTTTCCAACGTCAAGTTCTTCGGCGGCGACGGCATCTGCACGTCCGAAATCGCCAAGCTCGCGGGCGGCGCGAAGACGCTGGAGAACGTGGTCTGCGCCGAAGGCGGCGCCTCGCTGCAGAAGATGCCTGGCGGCGCGGCCTGGAAGGCCCGCTACGACGCCAAGTACCCTGGCCAGTTCCAGGTCTACAGCCCGTACACCTACGACGCCACCTTCGTGCTGGTTGACGCCATGAAGCGCGCCAACTCCTGGGACCCCAAGGTCTACATCCCGAAGCTGGCCGAAACCAACTTCAAGGGTGTGACGGCCAACATCGCCTTCGAGCCCAATGGCGAACTGAAGAACCCGGCCATGACGCTCTACGTCTACAAGGACGGCAAGAAGTCCCCGCTGAACTGA
- a CDS encoding low molecular weight protein tyrosine phosphatase family protein — MLRVLFICSRNRLRSPTAERVFSTFPGIEVDSAGLAPDAECQLSVDQVEWAEIIFVMERAHRTKLMQQFRRSLNGKKVICLDIPDNYEFMQPGLVTLLERKVPPHLR, encoded by the coding sequence ATGCTACGTGTGCTATTCATCTGCAGCAGGAACAGGCTTCGCAGTCCTACCGCCGAGAGAGTTTTCTCGACCTTCCCAGGCATTGAAGTGGATTCGGCTGGTCTGGCTCCCGATGCAGAATGCCAACTGAGCGTCGACCAGGTTGAATGGGCCGAAATCATCTTCGTGATGGAGCGGGCGCATCGGACCAAGTTGATGCAGCAGTTCAGGCGGTCGCTGAACGGCAAGAAGGTCATATGCCTAGATATTCCGGACAACTATGAATTCATGCAACCCGGGCTTGTGACCTTGCTGGAACGGAAAGTACCCCCGCATTTGCGGTAG
- a CDS encoding I78 family peptidase inhibitor, whose product MSWKALTMSVLLPVAVMGCGAMDGGGAGAVPAAPSAAAGCKADAAQFVIGRSIDAALQEEARVRSGAETVRTLKPNQMVTMEFIATRLTINVDGEGKATSAHCG is encoded by the coding sequence ATGTCCTGGAAGGCTTTGACGATGTCTGTATTGCTGCCGGTGGCGGTCATGGGTTGCGGCGCGATGGATGGCGGGGGTGCCGGCGCGGTGCCGGCAGCCCCTTCCGCCGCCGCAGGGTGCAAGGCCGATGCGGCCCAATTCGTCATCGGGCGCAGCATCGATGCGGCGCTGCAGGAGGAAGCCAGGGTCCGGTCGGGCGCGGAAACGGTCCGCACGCTCAAGCCCAATCAGATGGTGACGATGGAGTTCATCGCGACGCGACTGACGATCAATGTGGATGGCGAGGGAAAGGCCACCAGCGCGCACTGCGGCTGA